A section of the Dehalobacter sp. DCM genome encodes:
- a CDS encoding ATP-binding response regulator: protein MAIFAHGEKQSFREFREKEYFSQELTYTNYYRMRFFSLIIIAVMIILMFIIDLPNLQKGFEAVGNEYKVLFFLHLSTGLSMLVFFGFSWRKLRLQSTKFTRWDKLLNFLFNFNIAIICALFSVNDQRIDGQITLYILGIYVIAIVNYHHPVRSLSIYLATHIIFILGITELQTNALLLRGYYFNSTVIIILAWFISNMLYYAKKRDFLAEKALQQSEQRALALVEDLKKIDHQKNQFLNSLSHELRNPLAAMMMSLSIIELADPASAQVAQAMEIFKRQTIQLTRLVDDLMEVTRITQNKIKLKIDLIELNSLVIRTVEDYKHMFVEKEIRLEVENNFQPVYILADSTRLIQIIENLLYNALKFTNVGGGVQVIVSKDEDQGEAVISVKDTGIGIKQELLEDLFLPFVQADISLDHSSGGIGLGLAIVKGMVELHGGKVSARSDGLGKGAQFIVQLPLAVNREPQTSFKQQKDRKKSGKRRILVIDDIPDVAEILCSLLRYLGNDVVSASDGIKGLAKAKEFQPDIIFCDIGLPGMNGYEVARNLRRDGRLHDVYLIALSGYAQPEDIERSLEAGFNIHVAKPIDFAKLEKILEEDNQLEYGQA from the coding sequence ATGGCTATATTTGCACACGGCGAAAAGCAAAGTTTTAGAGAATTTAGAGAAAAGGAATATTTTAGTCAGGAACTCACATATACAAATTATTACAGGATGCGCTTTTTTAGCTTAATAATTATTGCTGTTATGATAATTCTTATGTTCATTATTGATCTGCCAAACTTGCAAAAGGGCTTCGAAGCCGTTGGCAATGAATACAAGGTACTTTTCTTTTTGCACTTATCCACCGGACTATCTATGCTTGTTTTCTTCGGCTTTTCCTGGCGAAAGCTCAGGCTGCAATCTACCAAGTTCACCAGGTGGGATAAATTGCTTAATTTCCTCTTCAATTTTAATATTGCAATTATTTGTGCGTTGTTTTCGGTTAACGATCAGCGGATAGACGGGCAAATAACGCTTTATATCCTTGGAATATATGTAATTGCCATAGTTAATTACCACCATCCTGTACGGAGTTTGTCGATCTATTTGGCAACCCATATAATCTTCATTCTGGGAATAACCGAATTACAGACTAACGCCCTTCTTTTACGCGGTTATTATTTCAATAGCACCGTCATAATCATCTTAGCATGGTTTATATCCAACATGCTTTATTACGCTAAGAAAAGGGACTTCTTAGCGGAGAAAGCTCTCCAGCAAAGTGAACAGAGAGCGCTGGCTTTGGTCGAAGATCTCAAAAAAATAGACCATCAGAAGAACCAATTTCTTAACAGCCTTTCCCATGAACTGAGGAACCCATTAGCCGCAATGATGATGAGCCTTTCTATTATTGAACTTGCAGATCCCGCATCTGCGCAGGTGGCTCAAGCTATGGAGATCTTCAAGCGGCAGACGATTCAACTCACTCGATTAGTCGATGACCTCATGGAAGTAACCCGGATCACCCAGAACAAGATTAAACTTAAAATAGACTTAATCGAGCTTAATAGCCTGGTTATAAGGACAGTGGAAGACTATAAGCATATGTTTGTGGAAAAAGAGATAAGGCTTGAAGTTGAAAATAATTTTCAACCGGTATATATACTTGCTGATTCAACCAGGCTGATCCAAATTATCGAGAACCTGTTGTATAACGCCTTGAAATTTACCAACGTTGGAGGGGGCGTTCAGGTTATTGTTTCGAAAGATGAAGACCAGGGCGAGGCTGTGATAAGTGTTAAAGACACCGGGATTGGTATTAAGCAAGAACTTCTGGAAGATTTGTTTCTGCCATTTGTACAAGCGGATATTTCGCTGGACCACAGCAGCGGAGGGATCGGTTTGGGCTTAGCTATTGTCAAAGGGATGGTAGAATTACACGGCGGGAAAGTTTCAGCCCGGAGCGATGGTTTAGGAAAGGGGGCTCAGTTTATCGTCCAACTTCCGCTTGCGGTTAATCGAGAGCCTCAAACGAGCTTTAAGCAACAAAAAGACCGGAAAAAATCCGGCAAACGACGGATATTGGTTATTGATGATATTCCGGATGTGGCGGAGATCTTGTGTTCCTTGCTGCGTTACTTAGGCAATGACGTTGTTTCTGCTTCCGATGGCATAAAGGGATTGGCCAAAGCAAAAGAATTTCAGCCGGATATCATATTTTGCGATATTGGGTTGCCCGGTATGAACGGATATGAAGTGGCACGCAATTTGCGGAGGGATGGGCGCTTGCATGACGTCTATTTGATTGCCCTATCGGGGTACGCCCAGCCGGAGGATATTGAACGCTCCCTAGAAGCCGGCTTTAATATTCACGTTGCTAAGCCAATAGATTTCGCTAAATTAGAAAAAATCTTAGAGGAAGATAATCAACTAGAGTATGGCCAAGCCTAG
- a CDS encoding L,D-transpeptidase, with protein sequence MLTKILNKCVRKKKIVLRKRRTNNNRSRKPLKVGFFVIAILFVAASLMAFFGGPEAVGVFSLNDSSQVQNAQDTQDTASAVQNQPNGSSGTEENTNGNNPEAADSKQGTEEEQPGTVQAGDKETNPSGDYRIDVDLAKQIVTIYFQGNAVKQFTASTGVNDSTPRGDFEIQNRGEWFFSEKYQQGAKYWVSFKDWGVYLFHSVPMDKNKNIIPEEAAKLGTPASHGCVRLEVENAQWLYETIPQGTKVHIH encoded by the coding sequence ATGTTAACCAAAATACTAAACAAATGCGTTAGAAAGAAGAAGATCGTCTTGAGAAAAAGAAGAACTAACAATAACAGATCCCGTAAACCATTAAAGGTAGGATTCTTTGTGATAGCGATACTATTTGTTGCTGCCAGTTTGATGGCTTTTTTTGGCGGACCGGAAGCCGTCGGGGTATTTTCACTGAACGATTCAAGCCAAGTACAAAACGCGCAAGACACGCAAGACACCGCTTCCGCCGTCCAAAACCAACCAAATGGATCATCGGGTACTGAGGAAAACACGAACGGGAATAATCCGGAGGCAGCAGACAGCAAACAAGGGACTGAGGAGGAACAACCGGGAACAGTACAGGCTGGGGATAAGGAGACTAATCCCAGCGGAGATTATCGAATCGATGTGGATTTGGCTAAACAAATTGTCACGATCTATTTTCAGGGCAATGCCGTTAAACAGTTCACAGCGTCTACCGGGGTGAATGATTCAACGCCGCGCGGTGATTTTGAGATCCAGAACCGGGGCGAATGGTTTTTCTCCGAGAAATATCAACAGGGTGCTAAATATTGGGTTTCCTTCAAAGACTGGGGTGTGTATTTATTTCATTCCGTCCCGATGGACAAAAATAAGAACATCATCCCTGAGGAAGCCGCTAAACTTGGAACCCCGGCTTCGCATGGCTGTGTCCGATTAGAAGTAGAAAACGCGCAATGGCTATATGAGACGATCCCTCAGGGGACGAAAGTGCATATTCATTAG